In Xiphophorus couchianus chromosome 24, X_couchianus-1.0, whole genome shotgun sequence, a single genomic region encodes these proteins:
- the donson gene encoding protein downstream neighbor of son homolog isoform X1: protein MAQQDDSWSSCKRPAEVVRLRRKRARSVAESPGPSGSSPASGLSSATPSLHSQSTSRGKRRNPFLTWDNTVSRPKKVLVEDCENVCTFIKLMSAEKTSGDRRSGPPGDSSAEKSLSEDNPLLETEEQHTDNLLFKNPLTITPVSIAPVSCAEYPADWSLKTRVIFTSPASLSWTGQPKAQEEALGLSNSCRAKFTMLPHNLQEPRSWSDVRSAFQQSLVYWQHPSLPWLSLFPRINAEKNFSGKNMPWTQDEAVHESLVKEWSVSLSSLYSLLKVGLCPYFYVCSYQFTVLFKAAGLAGSDCITALISPTTRGLREAMKAEGVEFSLPLLKERRRISEQHKSIQKGEEEMENENKDFLQVDEDYQNWDEEDDGYSQGEDDSLSWLKEIGIQDKLRQPECINIQLQKEAPTLSLDHKPESAVCVEGSNSFNLINFLINWKSVVAAAGSQTGLPPTLLAPTAFRGATMNVLKGRSVNVKNLVDCTYQNISSLELTGPILPSSLHAITTLLQTAQKGNFSAALYTHTPTAVMNIETYRKRCGKAVGDLTHCGLPPASINHLQQPSTLGKATLTHITMNNYNYTWKIG, encoded by the exons atgGCTCAGCAGGACGACTCCTGGTCCAGCTGTAAGCGGCCTGCTGAGGTCGTTCGGCTGAGGAGAAAAAGAGCCCGTAGTGTCGCTGAGAGTCCCGGACCGAGCGGCTCTTCTCCGGCTTCTGGCCTCTCCTCAGCAACTCCCAGCCTCCACAGCCAGTCCACAAGCAGAGGGAAACGCAGGAATCCTTTTTTGACTTGGGATAACACTGTCAGTCGTCCGAAGAAAGTTTTAGTCGAAGACTGTGAAAATGTGTGTACTTTTATAAAGCTAATGTCCGCTGAGAAGACATCAGGGGACCGCAGAAGTGGTCCACCAGGAGACAGCTCGGCGGAG AAGTCTCTGTCTGAAGACAACCCTCTGTTGGAAACAGAGGAGCAACATACTGACAATCTGCTGTTCAAG AACCCACTGACCATTACACCCGTCTCCATAGCTCCTGTTAGCTGTGCAGAGTATCCAGCTGACTGGAGCTTGAAAACTCGGGTCATCTTCACCTCTCCAGCCTCCTTGTCGTGGACAGGGCAACCGAAAGCTCAGGAAGAAGCTCTGGGGCTCAGCAACAGCTGCAGAGCTAAGTTTACTATGCTCCCGCACAATCTGCAG GAGCCCAGGTCCTGGTCCGACGTCCGGTCTGCCTTCCAGCAGAGCTTGGTGTACTGGCAGCACCCTTCTCTGCCCTGGCTCTCTTTGTTCCCCAGGATCAATGCTGAAAAGAACTTCTCTGGGAAGAACATGCCCTGGACTCAGGATGAAGCAGTACACGAGAGTCTTGTGAAGGAATG GTCTGTCAGTTTGTCATCTCTCTACAGCCTTTTAAAGGTGGGGCTGTGCCCATACTTCTATGTCTGCTCCTATCAG TTCACAGTGTTGTTCAAGGCAGCAGGCCTTGCAGGGTCAGACTGCATAACTGCCTTAATTTCTCCTACGACTCGAGGTCTCAGAGAAGCAATGAAGGCTGAAG GTGTGGAGTTCAGTCTTCCCCTGCTGAAGGAAAGGAGGCGGATTAGTGAGCAACATAAAAGTATTCAAAAGGGAGAAGAGGAAATGGAAAACGAGAACAAAGATTT cTTGCAGGTGGATGAGGACTATCAGAATTGGGATGAAGAAGATGATGGATACAGCCAAGGTGAAGATGACAGCTTGTCTTGGCTAAAGGAGATAGGAATCCAGGACAAACTCAGGCAGCCTGAATGCATTAACATACAGCT ACAAAAAGAAGCTCCGACTCTGTCTCTAGACCATAAACCTGAGTCGGCTGTATGTGTGGAGGGATCCAACTCTTTCAATCTCATCAACTTCCTAATTAACTGGAAAAGTGTGGTGGCTGCAGCTGGTTCTCAGACCGGTCTGCCACCAACCTTGCTGGCCCCCACTGCCTTCAGAGGGGCTACCATGAATGTGCTGAAG GGCCGCAGCGTTAATGTCAAGAACTTGGTCGATTGTACCTACCAGAACATTAGCAGTCTGGAGCTCACAg GACCCATCCTTCCTTCATCTCTTCATGCCATCACAACTCTTCTTCAGACTGCACAAAAAGGCAACTTCTCTGCTGCTCTTTATACTCATACACCCACTGCTGTCATGAACATAGAAACCTACAGGAAACGG TGTGGCAAGGCAGTGGGAGACCTGACTCACTGTGGTCTTCCTCCTGCTTCAATTAATCATCTCCAGCAGCCATCCACTCTTGGGAAAGCTACCCTGACACACATTACAATGAATAACTACAACTACACCTGGAAGATTGGATAA
- the donson gene encoding protein downstream neighbor of son homolog isoform X2 — translation MAQQDDSWSSCKRPAEVVRLRRKRARSVAESPGPSGSSPASGLSSATPSLHSQSTSRGKRRNPFLTWDNTVSRPKKVLVEDCENVCTFIKLMSAEKTSGDRRSGPPGDSSAEEPRSWSDVRSAFQQSLVYWQHPSLPWLSLFPRINAEKNFSGKNMPWTQDEAVHESLVKEWSVSLSSLYSLLKVGLCPYFYVCSYQFTVLFKAAGLAGSDCITALISPTTRGLREAMKAEGVEFSLPLLKERRRISEQHKSIQKGEEEMENENKDFLQVDEDYQNWDEEDDGYSQGEDDSLSWLKEIGIQDKLRQPECINIQLQKEAPTLSLDHKPESAVCVEGSNSFNLINFLINWKSVVAAAGSQTGLPPTLLAPTAFRGATMNVLKGRSVNVKNLVDCTYQNISSLELTGPILPSSLHAITTLLQTAQKGNFSAALYTHTPTAVMNIETYRKRCGKAVGDLTHCGLPPASINHLQQPSTLGKATLTHITMNNYNYTWKIG, via the exons atgGCTCAGCAGGACGACTCCTGGTCCAGCTGTAAGCGGCCTGCTGAGGTCGTTCGGCTGAGGAGAAAAAGAGCCCGTAGTGTCGCTGAGAGTCCCGGACCGAGCGGCTCTTCTCCGGCTTCTGGCCTCTCCTCAGCAACTCCCAGCCTCCACAGCCAGTCCACAAGCAGAGGGAAACGCAGGAATCCTTTTTTGACTTGGGATAACACTGTCAGTCGTCCGAAGAAAGTTTTAGTCGAAGACTGTGAAAATGTGTGTACTTTTATAAAGCTAATGTCCGCTGAGAAGACATCAGGGGACCGCAGAAGTGGTCCACCAGGAGACAGCTCGGCGGAG GAGCCCAGGTCCTGGTCCGACGTCCGGTCTGCCTTCCAGCAGAGCTTGGTGTACTGGCAGCACCCTTCTCTGCCCTGGCTCTCTTTGTTCCCCAGGATCAATGCTGAAAAGAACTTCTCTGGGAAGAACATGCCCTGGACTCAGGATGAAGCAGTACACGAGAGTCTTGTGAAGGAATG GTCTGTCAGTTTGTCATCTCTCTACAGCCTTTTAAAGGTGGGGCTGTGCCCATACTTCTATGTCTGCTCCTATCAG TTCACAGTGTTGTTCAAGGCAGCAGGCCTTGCAGGGTCAGACTGCATAACTGCCTTAATTTCTCCTACGACTCGAGGTCTCAGAGAAGCAATGAAGGCTGAAG GTGTGGAGTTCAGTCTTCCCCTGCTGAAGGAAAGGAGGCGGATTAGTGAGCAACATAAAAGTATTCAAAAGGGAGAAGAGGAAATGGAAAACGAGAACAAAGATTT cTTGCAGGTGGATGAGGACTATCAGAATTGGGATGAAGAAGATGATGGATACAGCCAAGGTGAAGATGACAGCTTGTCTTGGCTAAAGGAGATAGGAATCCAGGACAAACTCAGGCAGCCTGAATGCATTAACATACAGCT ACAAAAAGAAGCTCCGACTCTGTCTCTAGACCATAAACCTGAGTCGGCTGTATGTGTGGAGGGATCCAACTCTTTCAATCTCATCAACTTCCTAATTAACTGGAAAAGTGTGGTGGCTGCAGCTGGTTCTCAGACCGGTCTGCCACCAACCTTGCTGGCCCCCACTGCCTTCAGAGGGGCTACCATGAATGTGCTGAAG GGCCGCAGCGTTAATGTCAAGAACTTGGTCGATTGTACCTACCAGAACATTAGCAGTCTGGAGCTCACAg GACCCATCCTTCCTTCATCTCTTCATGCCATCACAACTCTTCTTCAGACTGCACAAAAAGGCAACTTCTCTGCTGCTCTTTATACTCATACACCCACTGCTGTCATGAACATAGAAACCTACAGGAAACGG TGTGGCAAGGCAGTGGGAGACCTGACTCACTGTGGTCTTCCTCCTGCTTCAATTAATCATCTCCAGCAGCCATCCACTCTTGGGAAAGCTACCCTGACACACATTACAATGAATAACTACAACTACACCTGGAAGATTGGATAA